The Azospirillum brasilense genome window below encodes:
- a CDS encoding nicotinate-nucleotide adenylyltransferase: protein MATPPHRYAGPLHAGLRIGLLGGSFNPAHAGHRHISLYALKALGLDQVWWLVSPQNPLKPVRGMAPLAERLEEARRTARHPAIRVTAIERELGTRYTADTLAKLTLRFPKTRFVWLMGADNLRQIPRWRHWTRIFRLVPVAVLARPTYSMGALGGMAAQRYARRRVSMHEAKGLAGSKTPAWIFLRNPLHPASATAIRRARASGS from the coding sequence ATGGCGACACCCCCCCACCGCTACGCCGGCCCGCTCCACGCCGGCCTGCGCATCGGGCTGCTCGGCGGCTCCTTCAACCCGGCCCACGCCGGGCACCGGCACATCAGCCTGTACGCGCTGAAGGCGCTGGGGCTGGATCAGGTGTGGTGGCTGGTCAGCCCGCAGAACCCGCTGAAGCCGGTGCGGGGCATGGCGCCGCTCGCCGAGCGGCTGGAGGAGGCCCGGCGCACCGCCCGCCATCCGGCCATCCGGGTCACCGCCATCGAGCGCGAGCTTGGCACCCGCTACACCGCCGACACGCTGGCCAAGCTCACGCTCCGCTTCCCCAAAACGCGCTTCGTCTGGCTGATGGGGGCGGACAATCTTCGGCAAATCCCCCGCTGGCGGCATTGGACGCGCATCTTCCGGCTGGTGCCGGTTGCAGTTCTCGCCCGTCCAACTTATTCTATGGGAGCGCTTGGTGGCATGGCCGCTCAGCGCTATGCCCGTCGCCGGGTGAGCATGCACGAGGCCAAGGGGTTGGCCGGTTCGAAAACACCGGCCTGGATTTTCCTCCGCAACCCTCTGCATCCGGCTTCGGCGACGGCGATCCGCCGGGCACGCGCCAGCGGGTCGTGA
- a CDS encoding glutamate-5-semialdehyde dehydrogenase, with amino-acid sequence MSALLETTDALHDQMLALGRAARAAAAELATVPSPSKDQALRAAAAAIRARKAEIQAANDADVAAARERGLAGPMIERLALNDARIEAMAKGLEDIADFPDPIGGVIAEWTRPNGLAIQRVRVPLGVIGIIYESRPNVTADAGGLCLKSGNAAILRGGSESIRSSGAIAACLADGLRAAGLPEAAIQLVPTTDRAAVGHMLTMRDFIDVIVPRGGKSLIQRIAEESRIPVIKHLDGNNTVYVDAGADPEKARKVVMNAKMRRTSICGAAETLLVDRKIADAVLPVLVKDLLDAGCAVRGDAAAQAADPRVTAVTAEDWDTEYLDAIIACGVVDGVDGAIDHINRHGSHHTDAIVTEDPAAAERFLQRIDSGIVLWNASTQFADGGEFGMGAEIGISTDKFHARGPVGAEQLTSYKYVVRGDGQTRP; translated from the coding sequence ATGTCCGCCCTGCTTGAGACCACCGACGCCTTGCACGATCAGATGCTCGCCCTCGGCCGCGCCGCCCGCGCCGCCGCCGCGGAGCTGGCGACCGTGCCAAGCCCGTCGAAGGATCAGGCCTTGCGGGCGGCGGCGGCCGCGATCCGCGCCCGCAAGGCGGAGATCCAGGCGGCCAACGACGCGGATGTCGCCGCCGCCCGGGAACGCGGCCTCGCCGGTCCCATGATCGAGCGCCTCGCCCTCAACGACGCCCGCATCGAGGCGATGGCCAAGGGGCTGGAGGACATCGCCGACTTCCCCGATCCCATCGGCGGCGTCATCGCCGAATGGACCCGCCCCAACGGGCTGGCCATCCAGCGCGTGCGCGTGCCGCTGGGGGTCATCGGCATCATCTACGAGAGCCGCCCCAACGTGACCGCCGACGCCGGCGGCCTCTGCCTGAAGTCGGGCAACGCGGCGATCCTGCGCGGCGGGTCGGAGAGCATCCGCTCGTCCGGCGCCATCGCCGCCTGTCTGGCCGACGGGCTGCGCGCCGCCGGGCTGCCGGAGGCGGCGATCCAGCTCGTCCCCACCACGGACCGGGCGGCGGTCGGCCACATGCTGACCATGCGCGACTTCATCGACGTGATCGTCCCGCGCGGCGGCAAGTCGCTGATCCAGCGCATCGCCGAAGAGAGCCGCATCCCGGTCATCAAGCATCTCGACGGCAACAACACCGTCTATGTCGATGCCGGGGCCGACCCGGAGAAGGCGCGCAAGGTGGTGATGAACGCCAAAATGCGCCGCACCTCGATCTGCGGTGCCGCCGAAACGCTGCTCGTCGACCGCAAGATCGCCGACGCCGTCCTGCCGGTGCTGGTGAAGGACCTGCTGGACGCCGGCTGCGCCGTCCGCGGCGACGCCGCCGCCCAGGCCGCCGACCCGCGCGTGACGGCGGTGACGGCGGAGGACTGGGACACCGAGTATCTCGACGCCATCATCGCCTGCGGCGTGGTAGACGGGGTGGACGGGGCGATCGACCACATCAACCGCCACGGCTCCCACCACACCGACGCCATCGTGACCGAGGATCCGGCGGCGGCGGAGCGCTTCCTCCAGCGCATCGACAGCGGCATCGTGCTGTGGAACGCCAGCACCCAGTTCGCCGACGGCGGCGAGTTCGGCATGGGCGCGGAGATCGGCATCTCCACCGACAAGTTCCACGCCCGCGGCCCGGTCGGGGCGGAGCAGCTGACCAGCTACAAGTATGTCGTGCGCGGCGATGGCCAGACGCGGCCGTGA
- a CDS encoding murein hydrolase activator EnvC family protein: protein MGAGRDHPAGVALLPLPVSVPQGAGRRRALSWRPALLTVALLVISAAAAAQTESPGQTLKRVEQDLQTDKALQRQLDRQSQTLQKELDELRDRLVGLADQERAQEDELAHLEESLTALETQERNQAEKLEGERQQIAALLAALQRVARIPPEAALARPDGPVDTLRSALLLRDTVPALRARADALAQALTRLAETREALQAQRSRTYAARLTLIDRQKEIGQLVARREELSRQTEEERQQIAQRTARLTGQAADLRQLMDRIEAERRAAAAMAAKREAERLEAERREAERRLAEQRAAEQKAAEQKLAEQKAAEQRAAEQKLADQRASEQRARAETETARAAPSPPTGERLPVGGRVTVRYGEADRYGATSRGVTIQARAGSTVVSPQAGTIVFAGPFRGYGQILIVEHSHGYHSLIAGFGRIDTAVGRRVATGEPIGLMPADGSPDLYFELRRHGQPINPQRGFGAPEGKGQG, encoded by the coding sequence ATGGGCGCAGGGCGCGATCATCCGGCGGGTGTTGCTCTGCTCCCCCTCCCCGTCTCCGTTCCGCAAGGTGCCGGGCGGAGACGGGCGCTTTCTTGGCGACCGGCCCTGCTGACCGTCGCCCTTCTCGTCATCTCCGCCGCCGCCGCAGCGCAGACCGAGTCCCCCGGCCAGACGCTGAAGCGGGTCGAGCAGGATCTCCAGACCGACAAGGCCCTGCAACGGCAACTCGACCGCCAGTCGCAGACGCTCCAGAAGGAATTGGACGAGTTGCGCGACCGGCTGGTCGGCCTCGCCGACCAGGAACGGGCGCAGGAGGACGAACTCGCTCATCTCGAAGAGTCCCTGACCGCGCTGGAGACGCAGGAGCGCAACCAGGCCGAAAAGCTGGAGGGCGAGCGGCAGCAGATCGCCGCCTTGCTCGCCGCCCTGCAACGCGTCGCCCGCATCCCCCCGGAAGCGGCGCTGGCCCGCCCGGACGGGCCGGTGGACACGCTGCGCTCCGCCCTGCTGCTACGCGACACGGTGCCGGCCCTGCGCGCCCGCGCCGACGCGCTGGCCCAGGCGCTGACCCGGCTGGCCGAGACGCGCGAGGCGCTGCAGGCCCAGCGCAGCCGCACCTACGCCGCCCGCCTCACCCTGATCGACCGCCAGAAAGAGATTGGCCAGCTCGTCGCTCGGCGCGAGGAGCTGTCGCGCCAGACCGAGGAGGAGCGGCAGCAGATTGCCCAGCGCACCGCCCGGCTGACCGGTCAGGCCGCCGACCTGCGCCAGCTGATGGACCGCATCGAGGCCGAACGCCGCGCCGCCGCCGCCATGGCGGCCAAGCGCGAGGCCGAGCGGCTGGAGGCGGAGCGCCGCGAAGCCGAACGCCGCCTCGCCGAGCAGCGGGCCGCGGAGCAGAAGGCGGCCGAACAGAAGCTGGCGGAACAAAAGGCGGCGGAACAGCGGGCCGCCGAACAGAAACTCGCGGACCAGCGGGCTAGCGAACAGCGGGCCAGGGCCGAGACGGAAACCGCCCGCGCCGCGCCCAGCCCGCCCACCGGGGAACGCCTGCCGGTGGGCGGCCGGGTGACCGTCCGCTACGGCGAGGCCGACCGCTACGGCGCGACCAGCCGGGGCGTCACCATCCAGGCCCGCGCCGGCTCGACGGTGGTGTCGCCGCAGGCCGGAACGATCGTCTTCGCCGGGCCGTTCCGCGGCTATGGCCAAATCTTGATCGTGGAACACAGCCACGGATATCATAGTCTCATCGCTGGATTTGGCCGCATCGACACGGCCGTCGGACGGCGCGTGGCCACGGGGGAACCCATCGGCCTGATGCCCGCCGACGGGTCACCCGATCTTTACTTCGAGCTTCGACGTCACGGACAGCCGATCAATCCACAGCGCGGTTTCGGCGCCCCGGAGGGGAAAGGACAAGGGTAG
- a CDS encoding c-type cytochrome produces the protein MNRLVRRGAAVAVGMVCLGGSVWAETPLERGRALVNGIVACGNCHTPQGPNGPVAGREMAGGTPFVEDPFTAYASNITPDPETGIGRWTDEQLVTAIREGRRPDGSLIGPPMPFGFYRGLSDGDLRAIVAYLRSVPPVRHSVPKSEYRMALPAAYGPPVGTVAEVPRTDPVTYGAYMAGPLGHCMECHTPMLPDGRLDTTRMGAGGRNFTGPWGNAVSRNITQDKEHGLGTWTDAEIGKAITEGVRPDGSRLSPPMGYHYYKAMSEGELVALVAYLRTLPPAR, from the coding sequence ATGAACCGGCTGGTCCGCCGCGGCGCCGCCGTGGCCGTTGGAATGGTGTGCCTGGGGGGATCGGTCTGGGCGGAAACACCATTGGAGCGGGGACGCGCCCTGGTCAACGGCATCGTCGCCTGCGGCAACTGCCATACGCCGCAAGGGCCGAACGGCCCGGTCGCGGGACGGGAGATGGCCGGCGGGACACCCTTCGTCGAGGACCCCTTCACCGCCTACGCCTCCAACATCACGCCGGACCCGGAGACGGGGATCGGGCGCTGGACCGACGAGCAGCTCGTCACCGCCATCCGCGAGGGCCGGCGGCCCGACGGCAGCCTGATCGGCCCGCCGATGCCCTTCGGCTTCTACCGCGGCCTGTCGGACGGTGACCTGCGCGCCATCGTCGCCTATCTGCGCAGCGTGCCGCCGGTGCGGCATTCTGTCCCGAAGTCGGAGTACCGCATGGCGCTGCCCGCCGCCTATGGCCCGCCGGTCGGGACGGTGGCGGAGGTGCCGCGTACGGACCCGGTGACGTACGGCGCGTACATGGCCGGCCCGCTCGGCCACTGCATGGAGTGCCACACGCCGATGCTGCCGGACGGGCGGCTCGACACGACCCGCATGGGGGCCGGCGGACGCAACTTCACCGGGCCGTGGGGCAACGCCGTGTCCCGCAACATCACGCAGGACAAGGAGCATGGGCTGGGCACTTGGACCGACGCGGAGATCGGCAAGGCGATCACCGAGGGTGTACGTCCCGACGGCAGCCGGCTGAGCCCGCCCATGGGCTATCACTATTACAAGGCCATGAGCGAGGGCGAGCTGGTCGCCCTGGTCGCCTACCTCCGTACGCTTCCTCCGGCCCGCTGA
- a CDS encoding sulfite exporter TauE/SafE family protein, translated as MLTLLLIVSAFFAGVLNAVAGGGSFLTFPALIMAGVPPLNANATSTVAVSPGALASAYGYRRELGRIKEVSLPAFLGVSLIGGLLGALLLLWTPQRVFEAVIPWLLLFATVLFAFGPKVSAYIRRNFKVGHGTVLIVQFFIAIYGGYFGGGIGILILATLGVFGLTDLHAMNGLKALVSGCLNAVAVVAFAFGGAVYWTEALIMMVAAVAGGYAGAAVARHIPPPILRKFVILVGVAMTVYFFVTKG; from the coding sequence ATGCTGACCCTGCTGCTGATCGTCTCCGCCTTCTTCGCGGGCGTGCTCAACGCCGTGGCCGGTGGCGGCAGCTTCCTGACCTTCCCGGCGCTGATCATGGCCGGCGTCCCGCCGCTGAACGCCAACGCGACGAGCACGGTGGCGGTGTCGCCGGGCGCGCTGGCCAGCGCCTACGGCTATCGGCGGGAGCTGGGGCGGATCAAGGAGGTCAGCCTCCCGGCCTTCCTCGGCGTCAGCCTGATCGGTGGGCTGCTGGGCGCGCTGCTCCTGCTGTGGACGCCGCAGCGGGTGTTCGAGGCGGTCATCCCCTGGCTGCTGCTGTTCGCGACGGTTCTGTTCGCCTTCGGCCCGAAGGTGTCGGCCTACATCCGCCGCAACTTCAAGGTCGGCCACGGCACGGTGCTGATCGTGCAGTTCTTCATCGCCATCTACGGCGGCTATTTCGGCGGGGGGATCGGCATCCTGATCCTGGCGACGCTGGGCGTCTTCGGCCTGACCGACCTGCACGCGATGAACGGGCTGAAGGCGCTGGTTTCGGGCTGCCTCAACGCGGTGGCGGTGGTGGCCTTCGCCTTCGGCGGTGCGGTCTATTGGACCGAGGCGCTCATCATGATGGTGGCTGCCGTGGCCGGCGGCTATGCCGGGGCCGCCGTCGCCCGCCACATCCCGCCGCCGATCCTGCGCAAGTTCGTGATCCTCGTGGGCGTGGCGATGACGGTCTATTTCTTCGTCACGAAGGGGTGA
- a CDS encoding HAD family hydrolase yields the protein MSVSIVGRPPLQAILWDIDGTLLDSEPWHQRATIAVCRLHGHVMSDTDYAATLGVAFPELYARLHAARPMALTFREWADAITDLYLERIAEVEARAGALALVDAFAERGLLQACVSNSGRRVVEANLRHMGSPHFLFGLSRDDVSKGKPDPEPYLTAAARLGVPPAACAVIEDSPTGARAARAAGMLTIAWPQHADLLFEAADHVVEDPAALDWDGLCGVAERMAAD from the coding sequence GTGAGCGTTTCGATCGTGGGCCGCCCGCCTCTCCAGGCCATCCTGTGGGACATCGACGGCACGCTGCTCGACAGCGAGCCGTGGCACCAGCGCGCCACCATCGCGGTCTGCCGGCTGCATGGCCATGTTATGTCCGACACGGACTACGCGGCCACGCTGGGCGTCGCCTTCCCCGAACTGTACGCCCGGCTGCACGCCGCCCGGCCCATGGCCCTGACCTTCCGGGAATGGGCGGACGCCATCACCGACCTCTATCTGGAACGCATCGCCGAGGTCGAGGCGCGGGCCGGCGCCCTGGCGCTGGTCGACGCCTTCGCGGAGCGGGGATTGCTGCAGGCCTGCGTGTCGAACAGCGGACGCCGCGTGGTGGAGGCCAACCTGCGCCACATGGGAAGCCCGCATTTCCTGTTCGGCCTCAGCCGCGACGACGTGAGCAAGGGCAAGCCGGACCCCGAGCCCTACCTGACCGCCGCCGCCCGCCTCGGCGTGCCGCCCGCGGCCTGCGCGGTGATCGAAGACAGCCCGACCGGCGCCCGCGCCGCCAGGGCCGCCGGCATGCTGACCATCGCCTGGCCCCAGCACGCCGACCTGCTGTTCGAGGCCGCCGACCATGTGGTGGAGGACCCGGCGGCGCTGGACTGGGATGGCCTCTGCGGCGTCGCGGAGCGCATGGCGGCGGATTGA
- the proB gene encoding glutamate 5-kinase, with protein sequence MKATMTVTTPSTAATATTTPKADTSSLLPTLLDARRLVVKIGSALLVDSATGRMRREWLDALADDVAACRKRGQEVVIVTSGAVACGREHLGLVGRALRLEEKQAAAATGQIRLAAAYQETLARHGLTVAQVLVTLEDTEERRRHLNGRATIDTLLKLGAVPVINENDTVATAEIRFGDNDRLAARVAQMISADTLVLLSDIDGLYTADPRKDPDARHIPVVQELTSDIENMAGEPPPGYSSGGMVTKIVAARVALAAGCRMVIAKGKRMNPLAALEQRPEQGGALCTWFLPAASPSSARKAWIGGNLNAHGALTVDAGALSALARGASLLPAGVRAVEGDFERGDVVVVKAPDGREVARGLTAYAAEDARRIAGRKSHEIEEILGYRGRDEMIHRDDLVVR encoded by the coding sequence ATGAAGGCGACGATGACGGTGACGACACCGAGCACAGCGGCAACGGCGACGACAACGCCAAAGGCTGATACCTCCTCTCTGCTCCCCACCTTGCTCGATGCGCGGCGGCTGGTCGTCAAGATCGGCTCCGCCCTGCTCGTCGACAGCGCCACCGGCCGGATGCGCCGCGAGTGGCTGGACGCGCTGGCCGACGACGTGGCCGCCTGCCGCAAGCGCGGCCAGGAGGTGGTGATCGTCACCTCCGGCGCCGTCGCCTGCGGGCGCGAGCATCTCGGCCTCGTCGGGCGCGCCCTGCGGCTGGAGGAGAAGCAGGCCGCCGCCGCCACCGGCCAGATCCGGCTTGCCGCCGCCTATCAGGAGACGCTGGCCCGCCACGGCCTGACCGTCGCCCAGGTGCTGGTGACGCTGGAGGACACGGAGGAGCGCCGCCGCCACCTCAACGGCCGCGCCACCATCGACACGCTGCTTAAGCTCGGCGCCGTCCCCGTCATCAACGAGAACGACACGGTCGCCACCGCGGAGATCCGCTTCGGCGACAACGACCGTCTGGCTGCCCGCGTCGCCCAGATGATCAGCGCCGACACGCTGGTCCTGCTGTCGGACATCGATGGCCTCTACACCGCCGACCCGCGCAAGGACCCTGACGCCCGGCACATCCCGGTCGTCCAGGAACTGACCTCCGACATCGAGAACATGGCGGGCGAGCCGCCGCCGGGCTACAGCTCCGGCGGCATGGTGACCAAGATCGTCGCGGCCCGCGTCGCGCTGGCCGCCGGCTGCCGCATGGTCATCGCCAAGGGCAAGCGCATGAACCCGCTGGCCGCGCTGGAGCAGCGGCCCGAGCAGGGCGGCGCGCTGTGCACGTGGTTCCTGCCCGCGGCCTCCCCCTCCTCCGCCCGCAAGGCGTGGATCGGCGGCAACCTGAACGCCCACGGCGCGCTGACGGTGGACGCCGGCGCGCTGTCGGCGCTCGCCCGCGGGGCCAGCCTGCTCCCCGCCGGGGTGCGCGCCGTCGAGGGCGACTTCGAGCGCGGCGACGTGGTGGTGGTCAAGGCGCCGGACGGGCGCGAGGTGGCGCGCGGCCTGACCGCCTACGCCGCCGAGGACGCCCGCCGCATCGCCGGCCGCAAGAGCCACGAGATCGAGGAGATCCTCGGCTACCGGGGCCGCGACGAGATGATCCACCGCGACGATCTGGTGGTGCGGTGA
- the rlmH gene encoding 23S rRNA (pseudouridine(1915)-N(3))-methyltransferase RlmH produces the protein MRLWLAAVGRSRTGPARDLYDEYAGRLSWPLTLREVEVKKRLASDELKRQEAELLLAAIPAGAIVVALDERGKTITSEAFAAKIGGWRDQGAGDIAFLIGGADGHGDAVRARADFLLALGAMTWPHMLVRGMLAEQIYRAQQILAGHPYHRA, from the coding sequence ATGCGTCTGTGGCTTGCCGCGGTTGGGCGGTCACGGACCGGTCCGGCGCGCGACCTGTATGACGAGTATGCCGGCCGCCTCTCCTGGCCGCTGACGTTGCGCGAAGTCGAGGTGAAGAAACGCCTCGCCTCCGACGAGCTGAAGCGGCAGGAGGCGGAGTTGCTTCTGGCCGCCATCCCCGCCGGGGCCATCGTCGTGGCCTTGGACGAGCGCGGCAAGACCATCACCAGCGAAGCCTTCGCCGCCAAGATCGGCGGCTGGCGGGACCAGGGGGCGGGCGACATCGCCTTTCTCATCGGCGGGGCCGACGGCCACGGCGACGCCGTGCGTGCGCGCGCCGATTTCCTTTTGGCCTTGGGCGCCATGACATGGCCGCATATGCTGGTGCGAGGCATGTTGGCGGAGCAAATCTACCGTGCCCAGCAAATTCTGGCCGGACACCCCTATCACCGTGCATGA
- the obgE gene encoding GTPase ObgE, with product MKFLDQAKVYLKSGDGGPGAIAFRREKFIEYGGPDGGNGGRGGDVVIEVVNGLNTLIDYRYKQHFKAQRGNHGMGANRNGARGEDVVLRVPVGTQILDEDQETVLLDLTEPGQRVVILKGGDGGFGNAHYKTPTNRAPRKSHPGWPGEERWVWLRLKLIADTGLLGLPNAGKSTFLAATTAARPKIADYPFTTLAPNLGVVRAGDEEFVIADIPGLIEGAHEGHGLGDRFLGHVERTRVLLHLIDGTAEDVVQSYTTIRNELVAYGGNLADKLEIIGLNKADALLDEEVAEKKAALEAASGAEVMVLSGATGQGVQAVLYRLLTLIKQSKEEEPDVIQAPVTRSIPRAPVGQKMDDEYAGWNEETGEYDDLPEEPDSDSDGDDWDDEGDDDGDDTEHSGNGDDNAKG from the coding sequence GGCGGACCGGACGGCGGCAACGGCGGCCGCGGCGGCGATGTCGTGATCGAGGTCGTGAACGGCCTCAACACGCTGATCGACTACCGCTACAAGCAGCATTTCAAGGCGCAGCGCGGCAACCACGGCATGGGCGCCAACCGCAACGGCGCCAGGGGCGAGGACGTGGTCCTGCGCGTGCCGGTGGGCACCCAGATCCTCGACGAGGATCAGGAGACCGTCCTGCTCGACCTGACGGAGCCCGGCCAGCGCGTCGTCATCCTGAAGGGCGGCGACGGCGGCTTCGGCAACGCCCATTACAAGACCCCGACCAACCGCGCCCCGCGCAAGTCGCATCCCGGCTGGCCGGGCGAGGAGCGCTGGGTCTGGCTGCGGCTGAAGCTGATCGCCGACACCGGCCTGCTCGGCCTGCCCAACGCCGGCAAGTCCACCTTCCTGGCCGCGACCACCGCGGCGCGCCCGAAGATCGCCGACTACCCCTTCACCACGCTGGCCCCCAACCTGGGCGTCGTCCGCGCGGGCGACGAGGAGTTCGTCATCGCCGACATCCCCGGCCTGATCGAGGGCGCGCACGAGGGGCACGGGCTGGGCGACCGCTTCCTCGGCCATGTGGAGCGCACGCGCGTGCTGCTCCATCTGATCGACGGCACGGCGGAGGATGTGGTCCAGTCCTACACCACCATCCGCAACGAGCTGGTCGCCTATGGCGGCAACCTCGCCGACAAGCTGGAGATCATCGGTCTGAACAAGGCCGACGCCCTGCTCGACGAAGAGGTCGCGGAGAAGAAGGCGGCGCTTGAGGCGGCGTCGGGTGCGGAGGTGATGGTTCTGTCCGGCGCCACCGGCCAGGGCGTCCAGGCGGTGCTTTACCGCTTGCTCACGCTCATCAAACAGTCCAAGGAAGAGGAGCCCGACGTCATCCAGGCTCCGGTCACGCGCTCCATCCCCCGGGCCCCGGTCGGCCAGAAGATGGACGACGAGTATGCCGGCTGGAACGAGGAGACGGGCGAGTACGACGATCTCCCCGAAGAGCCGGACTCCGACTCGGACGGGGATGACTGGGACGATGAAGGCGACGATGACGGTGACGACACCGAGCACAGCGGCAACGGCGACGACAACGCCAAAGGCTGA
- the rsfS gene encoding ribosome silencing factor, with amino-acid sequence MRPAPVPVPQPDELKALVEKSLDDDQAEDVVVIDLAGKTTIADYMIVASGRNTRHIAAMAMKLADRMKQAGLRGVEVEGLNQCDWVLVDAGDVIIHLFRPEVRTFYNIEKMWGLETPRPSAERMSA; translated from the coding sequence GTGCGGCCCGCGCCCGTTCCCGTTCCCCAGCCGGACGAACTGAAGGCGCTCGTCGAGAAGTCCCTGGACGACGATCAGGCCGAGGACGTCGTCGTCATCGACCTTGCCGGCAAGACCACCATCGCCGACTACATGATCGTGGCGTCGGGCCGCAACACCCGGCACATCGCCGCCATGGCCATGAAGCTGGCCGACCGCATGAAGCAGGCCGGCCTGCGCGGCGTCGAGGTCGAGGGCCTGAACCAGTGCGACTGGGTTCTGGTCGACGCCGGGGACGTCATCATCCACCTGTTCCGCCCGGAAGTCCGGACCTTCTACAACATCGAGAAGATGTGGGGTCTGGAGACGCCGCGGCCCTCCGCCGAGCGCATGAGCGCCTGA
- the gpmI gene encoding 2,3-bisphosphoglycerate-independent phosphoglycerate mutase, producing MTETNRPRPVVLCILDGWGYREEREDNAIAQGNTPNWDRLWSSEPRAFLEASEEEVGLPKGQMGNSEVGHMNLGAGRVVRQDLVMIDHAIVEGELERNAALNDLAKTLLASGGRCHILGLLSPGGVHSHQDHIAALAGVLAHEGVPVEIHAFTDGRDVPPQSAKDQMAEFMADVHTLPGVNVATVSGRYYAMDRDKRWDRVAKAYATLVSAQGETAADPIQAIEQSYAAGTHDEFILPTVIDGYTGMKDGDAILMANFRADRAREILAAFVDPAFDGFERASVPKLAAAVGMVEYSSTLAKLMTTIFPPKSLTKVLGEVVSEAGLTQLRIAETEKYPHVTFFFNGGEERVYPGEDRILVPSPKVATYDLQPEMSAAEVTDKVVAAVDSGKYDLVVINYANPDMVGHSGILSAAIKAVEAVDASLGRLEAAVRAQGGVMLVTADHGNCELMKDPQTNGPHTAHTLDKVPLVLVNGPAGVSAIRSGRLADIAPTLLDLMKLPQPAEMTGKSLIDRASARAAAE from the coding sequence ATGACCGAGACCAATCGTCCCCGACCCGTAGTGCTGTGCATCCTGGATGGCTGGGGCTACCGCGAGGAGCGCGAGGACAACGCCATCGCCCAGGGCAACACGCCCAACTGGGACCGCCTGTGGTCGTCGGAGCCGCGCGCCTTCCTGGAGGCCAGCGAGGAGGAGGTCGGGTTGCCCAAGGGCCAGATGGGCAACTCCGAGGTCGGTCACATGAATCTGGGCGCCGGCCGCGTCGTCCGCCAGGATCTGGTGATGATCGACCACGCCATCGTCGAGGGCGAACTGGAGCGCAACGCCGCGCTGAACGACCTCGCCAAGACGCTGCTGGCCTCGGGCGGTCGCTGCCACATCCTGGGCCTGCTGTCGCCGGGCGGCGTCCATTCGCACCAGGACCACATCGCGGCGCTGGCCGGCGTGCTGGCCCATGAGGGCGTCCCGGTCGAGATCCACGCCTTCACCGATGGCCGCGACGTGCCGCCGCAGAGCGCCAAGGACCAGATGGCCGAGTTCATGGCCGACGTGCACACCCTGCCCGGCGTCAACGTCGCCACGGTCAGCGGGCGCTACTACGCCATGGACCGCGACAAGCGCTGGGACCGTGTCGCCAAGGCCTACGCCACCCTGGTGAGCGCCCAGGGCGAGACGGCCGCCGACCCGATCCAGGCGATCGAGCAAAGCTACGCCGCCGGCACCCACGACGAGTTCATCCTGCCGACCGTCATCGACGGCTACACCGGCATGAAGGACGGCGACGCCATCCTGATGGCGAACTTCCGCGCCGACCGCGCCCGCGAGATCCTGGCCGCCTTCGTCGATCCGGCCTTCGACGGGTTCGAGCGCGCCTCGGTGCCGAAGCTGGCCGCCGCTGTCGGCATGGTCGAGTACTCGTCCACGCTCGCCAAGCTGATGACGACCATCTTTCCGCCGAAATCCTTGACCAAAGTGCTGGGCGAAGTGGTCAGCGAGGCCGGATTGACCCAGTTGCGCATCGCCGAGACGGAAAAGTACCCGCACGTCACCTTCTTCTTCAACGGAGGCGAGGAGCGCGTGTATCCGGGCGAGGACCGCATCCTGGTGCCGTCGCCGAAGGTCGCGACCTATGACCTCCAGCCGGAGATGTCCGCCGCCGAGGTGACCGACAAGGTCGTCGCCGCCGTGGACAGCGGGAAGTACGATCTGGTGGTCATCAACTACGCCAACCCCGACATGGTCGGCCACAGCGGCATCCTGTCCGCCGCCATCAAGGCGGTCGAGGCGGTGGACGCCAGCCTGGGCCGGCTGGAGGCCGCCGTGCGCGCCCAGGGCGGCGTGATGCTGGTCACCGCCGACCACGGCAACTGCGAACTGATGAAGGATCCGCAGACCAACGGCCCGCACACCGCCCACACGCTGGACAAGGTGCCGCTGGTGCTGGTGAACGGCCCCGCCGGGGTGTCGGCGATCCGCAGCGGGCGTCTTGCCGACATCGCCCCGACGCTGCTCGACCTGATGAAGCTTCCGCAGCCGGCGGAGATGACCGGCAAGAGCCTGATCGACCGCGCCAGCGCGCGGGCCGCTGCGGAATAA